Genomic segment of Paenalkalicoccus suaedae:
TCCGATGCCTTCACGGGCGTGCGGGTTCAAGTCCCGCCTCCGGTACCATTTTACTACTAATACGACCTTTTGGGTCGTTTTTTTATTGTCTTTTTGAGATAATAACTTATAGAAAAGCTGAAGCAACAAAACATAAATCACATTTTAGAAGGGAGGACGGTATTAAATGAATGAAACGCTCAAACAAGAGATTGTTGCATATAGTAAAAAGATTGGTATTGATAAAATTGGCTTTGCTACTGCAGATCCGTTTCAACTTATGAAAGAACGTTTAAAAACGCAACAGGAATCTGGACTTCAATCTGGATTTGAAAAAGGAACCATCGACGAGCGAACGGAGCCATCGCAGCTCTTGCCAGAAGCGAAAACAATTATTTCTATTGCCGTTGCTTACCCTTCTAAAATGAAGAATGCTCCTAAAAGTGTTCGCGGGGATCGAAAGGGTATTTTTTGCCGAGCTTCCTGGGGAGAAGACTATCATCATGTGTTACGGCGTCGTTTAGATAAATTAGAGCAATTTATTTTATCTAAAGTACCTGATGCAAAATGCGCCTCTATGGTTGATACGGGAGAACTAATTGACCGTGCCGTAGCTGAACGAGCAGGTATAGGATGGAGTGCTAAAAACTGCGCTATTATTACTCCTGAGTTTGGATCTTATGTCTACTTAGGAGACATGATCACTACGATTCCATTAGAACCAGATGTTGCAATGGAGGATCAGTGCGGAAGTTGCAATAAATGTATAGATGCTTGTCCGACTGGAGCGCTTCTTGAGGGAGGGAAACTTGACGCAAAAAAATGTGTCGCTTTTCTCACACAAACTAAGGATGTATTACCGGTGGAGTTCCGAAAAAAGCTTGGTAACAGGTTATACGGATGTGATACGTGCCAAGTAGTGTGTCCTAAAAATAAAGGCGTAGATGAGCACAGGCACGAAGAACTAGAACCAGATCCTGAGTTAGTGAAGCCATCTTTAATTCCTCTTCTTACTATGTCCAATCGAGATTTTAAGGCAAAGTATGGGTATATGTCAGGTTCTTGGCGTGGGAAAAAACCTATTCAGCGCAATGCTATTTTAGCTTTAGGTAATTTTAAGGATGCCTATGCATTGGAAGACTTAAAAAAAGTTGCCTTGGAGGATCCAAGACCTGATATTCGAGCAACTGCTATATGGTCCATCGCTCAAATTGACCAATCTGAAAATACGATGATATTTTTACGAGAGCTTAGAGAAACATGTAATGAGTCCATTATGATTGATGAGCTCGATGCTATATTTTCATCATAAAAAGGGGTAAAAGGGAGAGAAGTTTATGTCAGTCAAACTCGCCTATACAGAGATCTCATCGCCGATCGGTGTATTAACGGTTGTCGGATCGGACAATGCGTTGCACTATATTGAATTTGGAGAAGCGAAGGATGCTCATCAGAGTATTACTAGAAAGAGTCGAGCTCGCAATGAAGGGATTGATTTATACGAATCGAGAGAGGCGTTAACTAACAGTATAGAGCAGCTAGAGGCTTATTTTAATCATGAGTTAAGAGCATTCGAGCTTGAACTGCACTATCATGGTACGCCATTTCAAAAGCTTGTGTGGGAGGCAGTCAGCTCGATTCCTTTTGGGGAAACAAGGTCATATAAAGACATTGCTCAACAAATAGGTGCTCCTAAGGCTGTGCGAGCAGTAGGAGGGGCCAACAATAAAAATCCTATTCCAATAGTTGTTCCATGTCACCGAGTTATTGGATCAAATGGTTCTATGGTAGGCTATGGAGGCGGGTTACCAATAAAAGAACACCTCTTAAAAATGGAAGGGTCTATTTAGAGAGGTGGCACCATATTCTAAAGAAGATATCGTGAAGGATGGAGGGCACATCCATGTTTTCTTTAGAGACATATTTAAAAGATAAATACAGGCGGCAGATGCAGGTAGAGTCCAAGGGCTGGATCAAGCATGATGTCCATGTAGACGTTCTTAAGCATCTCCTGATCGAAGATAGAGAGTATGTGGAATGTCTTGTACATGAAGTAAAGGTTCGAATGGAACATGATCACGTCTATATGGAACAGCAAAAGATCCATCGTGCGGTTATTGTAGAGAAGGATCAGGTGCTGGACGATTATGAAGTCATTTCATCAAATATAGAGGTAGAGATGGAGCCAAAAGACAGACAAGATCCACTTGAACGAGTCTATTATGATCGAGTGAAGGCAGTTCAGTATGCGGAGATGTGGTGGGATGGACGAAATCCTCAGTACCATGCTTTTACAAATGACTGTACGAACTTTATCTCGCAGTGCTTAAGAGCTGGTGGTGCGCCGATGAGGGGGATGCCTTCTCGTGAGCAGGGATGGTGGTACGATGGCAACCTCTGGAGTTTTAGCTGGTCAGTAGCCCATAGTATGATGTGGTATTTAAAGAGCTCACGCACTGGTCTTAGGGCATCTGAGAAGCAAGATGTTAGGGAGCTCTCAGAGGGAGATATCATTTGTTATGATTTTGATGGAAATGGCCGCTTTCAGCATACGACGATTATTGTCGCCTTTACAGCCGACGGGGAAGCGTTAGTAAACGCGCATACCTCTGATAGTAGGATGAGACACTGGAGCTACGAGGATTCGACTGCTTGGACCGAAAATTGTCGCTATGTATTTTTTCATATAGAAGATTAAGTTCATACTAAGCTGTGCACGTCTTGCCTGATAGTGGTACAATACGATAGGCTACAATTTAACTGTTTAAAATTTAGAATAGAGGTGTAAGACTGTGCTACATGTCGTACTTCATGAGCCGGAGATTCCTGCTAATACCGGTAACATTGCTAGAACGTGTGCAGGGACAAATACTGGACTTCACTTGATCCATCCACTAGGTTTTTCTACAGATGATCGTATGTTAAAAAGAGCTGGCTGTGATTACTGGCCAAATGTCGACGTTCATCATTATGATGCATTTGAAGAGCTCACTGCTAAATATCCTGACGGAGAGTTCTATTTTATCGAAACAATTGGCGAAACTAATTATACAGACGTATCATTAGCAGATAGTGAGAAGGATTACTTTTTTGTTTTTGGTAAAGAGACAAAGGGGCTGCCTACAGCTATAACGGATAAGTATGCAGATCGTTGCCTCTTAATCCCTCAAACATCACATGTACGATCGTTGAATTTGTCCAATACAGCTGCAATCATTGTTTATGAAGCATTAAGACAACAAAGCTTTGCCCCATTAACAAAATAAAAAAAGCCCCTGTGAACGGATGTTCATAAGGGCTTTTTTTATTAATTTTTATGCGGATTTGAATCGTATCCTGCAGTAAAAATAGCTAATAGGAATACGGCACAAACGCCGAGAATTAGAGCTAGTCCCATATTGCTACCTCCTTCAAGGTTGTCTTTACTCAATATACCATTATTTCTATATAAAAAAAAGCACTACAGTGCGAGTAACTTTGAATTTAATGTGTCGTATCGTATAATGACAGCATAAACGCATAGGGGGTTTTCGTATGTATGTTGTGATGAATCAGCTACACGTACCAGTTGAGGGCAGAGAGAATGTGGCTAATCGCTTTGCAAACAGCGGAGAAAAGATGAAGGGAATAAACGGTTGTTTAGACTTCATGTTTTTACATCCAGAGGACGAGTCTCATTATCCAGTCGTTCTTACAAAATGGGAGTCGAAAGAAGATTACCTTGCCTGGATACATAGTGATGAATTTGTAAATTCGCATAAACAGCGTCGAGATAATTTAGATAAGAGTCCTACTCAAAGTAATGAAATATTTGCTTATGAAGTAAAGCATTCTATTTAAGCTAAGGTTTTTTGAAGACATGCCATGATAAAGAAGGCATGTCTTCTTTCTTCGTTCAACAAAAGTCTCTGCTATTATGGATGAATCCTTGCTATAATAAAAGAGATTCTTTACAGAAGGTAGGAGATTTACCGCATGCGTAATGCTTATTTAACAAGTCATTTTCCACTTATATCGATTATTCTTTTTAGTTTATCGTTTTCTATCTATACAGTAAATCTGTCTACCGCATACTTACAAGAGATTGGCTTATATAGTGGAATGGTAGAATTTTTCTCGGAGAGAGGTATTCTTCTAACGCTATTATTTGTTTTATGGTTATTTTACTTTATGCTCTTTGCAGCATTAAAGCTTATCGCAGATACAATTAACGAGCTTTCTTTATTGTTTTTCTCTAAGGACGAAGAGGGTGTTGGTTTAAGAAGTATTAGGCGAGGCTCTTGGTTCTTTTTAATAGGCAGTATCGCTTCTCTTGTTGCAATAGTGGACTTACTAGCATTAGTTGCGACTTTTACGATAGCAAGCTTTTTATACTTTATTTATTTCTTG
This window contains:
- a CDS encoding amidase domain-containing protein translates to MFSLETYLKDKYRRQMQVESKGWIKHDVHVDVLKHLLIEDREYVECLVHEVKVRMEHDHVYMEQQKIHRAVIVEKDQVLDDYEVISSNIEVEMEPKDRQDPLERVYYDRVKAVQYAEMWWDGRNPQYHAFTNDCTNFISQCLRAGGAPMRGMPSREQGWWYDGNLWSFSWSVAHSMMWYLKSSRTGLRASEKQDVRELSEGDIICYDFDGNGRFQHTTIIVAFTADGEALVNAHTSDSRMRHWSYEDSTAWTENCRYVFFHIED
- a CDS encoding DUF5366 family protein, whose protein sequence is MRNAYLTSHFPLISIILFSLSFSIYTVNLSTAYLQEIGLYSGMVEFFSERGILLTLLFVLWLFYFMLFAALKLIADTINELSLLFFSKDEEGVGLRSIRRGSWFFLIGSIASLVAIVDLLALVATFTIASFLYFIYFLYRVSDSLGAMALFGLVFFHLFFWFSFVLAIGYSVLRLYNSVIASLPL
- a CDS encoding antibiotic biosynthesis monooxygenase family protein; translation: MYVVMNQLHVPVEGRENVANRFANSGEKMKGINGCLDFMFLHPEDESHYPVVLTKWESKEDYLAWIHSDEFVNSHKQRRDNLDKSPTQSNEIFAYEVKHSI
- the trmL gene encoding tRNA (uridine(34)/cytosine(34)/5-carboxymethylaminomethyluridine(34)-2'-O)-methyltransferase TrmL; translation: MLHVVLHEPEIPANTGNIARTCAGTNTGLHLIHPLGFSTDDRMLKRAGCDYWPNVDVHHYDAFEELTAKYPDGEFYFIETIGETNYTDVSLADSEKDYFFVFGKETKGLPTAITDKYADRCLLIPQTSHVRSLNLSNTAAIIVYEALRQQSFAPLTK
- a CDS encoding methylated-DNA--[protein]-cysteine S-methyltransferase encodes the protein MSVKLAYTEISSPIGVLTVVGSDNALHYIEFGEAKDAHQSITRKSRARNEGIDLYESREALTNSIEQLEAYFNHELRAFELELHYHGTPFQKLVWEAVSSIPFGETRSYKDIAQQIGAPKAVRAVGGANNKNPIPIVVPCHRVIGSNGSMVGYGGGLPIKEHLLKMEGSI
- the queG gene encoding tRNA epoxyqueuosine(34) reductase QueG, producing MNETLKQEIVAYSKKIGIDKIGFATADPFQLMKERLKTQQESGLQSGFEKGTIDERTEPSQLLPEAKTIISIAVAYPSKMKNAPKSVRGDRKGIFCRASWGEDYHHVLRRRLDKLEQFILSKVPDAKCASMVDTGELIDRAVAERAGIGWSAKNCAIITPEFGSYVYLGDMITTIPLEPDVAMEDQCGSCNKCIDACPTGALLEGGKLDAKKCVAFLTQTKDVLPVEFRKKLGNRLYGCDTCQVVCPKNKGVDEHRHEELEPDPELVKPSLIPLLTMSNRDFKAKYGYMSGSWRGKKPIQRNAILALGNFKDAYALEDLKKVALEDPRPDIRATAIWSIAQIDQSENTMIFLRELRETCNESIMIDELDAIFSS